The sequence atgtaccatgtatGTACCACTCCCCTGTATCTGTCCTGTACataccacagctgagccccattCCAGTAGCTTCCCTGCCTTTGGCGCTATCAGAGGACTCCTCCAAGTACATGCCCTAAGTAGCCACTTAATGAACAGATGTGCTTTGGATACACCCAGCTCACACCCTCTACGTAACCCCTAATCCCACCCAGGCACTGAGAAGAAAAATGGCAGTATTGGAAATAGAACTTGGGTTTGGGCCCAGACCTGGGTCCTCAGGGCTGAACAGGTGGCCGTGTAGGTAGGACGGACTTCTCCTGTGCCCACAGGGAGAAGCCCCGTGCCTGCCCCCTGAGTTCCCAGCGTGTGCTGCCCTTTGGAACCCGGTACGTGTGCCAGTTTCCAGCCCAGGATGAAGTGCGCCTCTTCTCTCAACTGCACCTCTGGGTGAAGAACGTGTTTCTGAACCAGAATCTGACCCAGCGGGTGCTCTCTGTGGATAGTGTGGGTACGAACCATCCTCCTGTCATCCTGGCCCCCCCGTTTGCTGCCCTCAGGCCAGCTCCTAGAATCAGACTGAGCTGTGCTCTTTCAAGACGATGTGGATGTCCCCCCACTACCAGACCCCCAGAGGCACCTCAAGACCCCCTTCTCATTCCTCTTAGCCTCAGCATCCAGAGCTAGACTTCATTTCACACCAGAGACACCCTGACTTTCCCATCATTAACCTATTCATTGACTCACTCATTCATCAGTTACAgaatacctaccatgtgccaggcactgtgctaggtggaAAGGATGCACAGATGAAGAGAGGTCCCTGCTCTTGAGGAGCACCGAGCCTAACAAACGTGCAACGAGGTCACTGTTCTGAGGACAGGAGAACAGGATAAGgagcctccctgccctgccccgggGCTGCCCTCAATCCAGCCTCCAGCATCCCCTCTCCACAGTCCGTGGGTTGAGCTGCAGACTGTGGCCCCCAAAGAGTTCTCACGTGCCCTGTCTCACCTTCAGGCCTGCCAGGTCCCCCCAGCCTCATCAAGGCCATGGGAGGGAGCCAGCCAGGGGAACTTCAGATCAGCTGGGAGGTCCCAGCTCCCGAAATCAGTGAATTTCTGAGGCACGAACTCCGCTATGGCCCCAAGGATCCAAGGAACTCCACGGGTCCCACAGTCACACTGCTGCTGTCCACAGAAACCTGCTGCCCAGCTCTGCGGAGACCAAACCTAGCCCCAGCTCCGGACGAGTCTCCGTGTGCTCAGCCCGTGATGCCCCAACAGGATGTACCAGAGCAGacccccacaactagagaagtaTCCTGGCCTTCTTCTGCTCCACCTCCCGATCTCCTGCCCACAATTCTGCCCCCAAGAAAGGATAGGCCATACTTCGGGGATTCCAGGCTGGGTTGGTCCTTAGAGAGTTAGTATAGGCTCTGATTAGGAGCCATGTCTATTTAGGGATCTCCCACTTTGGGTCATTCATACCAACAAGATTGAGAGCTTCAGGCCTCCAGGTTAATGGGGATTTCCCTAAAAAGCCCTGAACTCCACCCGAAACCCACTGACCTGGCTCCCAGCCTGTGTGCATATCTATCCGGTGAAGAACTGAGTGTCTCTCCACAGGCATGTTGTGGGGCTTCAGATATAAGAGGTGGAGGCTCTCTCGGCTGAGAGGCAGACCTAGATTCTGAGGCTGGGATTCTTCTCCCAAGGCTCCATCTCTGACAGTGAAGGGTGGAAGCTGCCTCCTCTCAGGGCTCCAGCCTGGGAACTCCTACTGGCTCCAGCTACGCAGCCAACCTGATGGGGTCTCCCTCCGTGGCTCTTGGGGATCTTGGTCCCTCCCTGTGACCGTGGACCTGCCTGGGGATGCAGGTGAGTCAACAAAGgaatggggagatggggaggagatAGAAAAGATCTCTAGAGAGGCCTGGGCTGGATATGGAAGCTCTGCAAACCATGGTCCTTCCTGATGACCTCAAACTTGCCACTGGACAGAATGAACTATGTTcagggagaaaagacagaataGGAGTAAATGTTCCAAGTTACGTGTGTAAAGATGATCTGGACACCCTATAGAGTAGGAGCACGTGGGCTCTGATGGGACTTCCTTCTCTGACCCCAGTGGAAATTGGACTGCAATGCTTTACCTTGGACCTGAAGAATGTTACCTGTCAGTGGCAGCAACAGGACCATGCTAGCTCCCAAGGCTTCTTCTACCACAGCAGGGCATGGTGCTGCCCCAGAGACAGGTGAGAACTGAACTGTTGACTGAGCTTGATGTCATGGGAGAGAAGCACAACCTtgcagaaagaagggagagattgTCCTGGTCCTCTTCACTCCCCTCCCTTGTCCGCCAAACCAAACAGCCTCCATGCTCTCATCCTCCAATGGGTATTGTATCTTTTCAACCTCTCTTCATACTCGCTGGGAATGCCTTGGTTTCATGCAGCTTTAATCATGTCACCTGGACCATTCCAGCAGCCTACATTCTCATCTACCTCCGATTTACCCCCCATGCTGCTGACAGACTGGCTTTTGTTAAACTCAAACTTTGCATGGCCTTTCCCTACTCAAATATGCACTGCAGCTTTTCACTATCTATCAGATCCAATCAAAACTTCGCCTGGCCTTCAAGAATTTCCACCAAACACCTCACTGACCTGTTACTTCCTTCATATCAAGTATATAACCGAGTCTTACTGATTTTACCTGTTAAACATCTCTAGAATCTGTCCACTTTTCTTCTTCACTGCCATCATCCTAGTACAAGCCATCATCATCTCTCACTTAGGCTATTGAGAAGTCTTATTAACTGATCACTTCTTGGATCCTCCAAAACATTCTCCACACAGGAGCtggagtgattttttaaaagtgcaaaaaatagggactgccctggcggtccagtggttaagacttcgccttccaatgtagggggtgcgggttcgatccctggttggggagctaagatcccacatgcctcgcggccaaaaaaaccaaaacataaaacagaagcagtattgtaacaaattcaataaagactttaaaaacggcCCAcatcaaatctttaaaaataaataaagaaataaaagtgcaaaaataaatacaacatcctctgcttaaaactcttccaaGGTCCACAGCTTCCACTGATCTTAGGACAAAGAAGAGAACACTACTGTGACCGTGTAAAGTTCTAAAAGGCTCAGCCCCTACCAATGCCTTCAGTTTCATCTTATACTATGCTGCCTTTTGTGCTCTGTGCTCCAGTACTGGCCTATTTTGTTCCCCCTACCTGCCATGTCCCCTCCTGCCTCTGgatctttgcacatgctgtttacCCAACTCTCCTATCTTTACTTAACCTTTATTTATCCTTCAGAtctcaactcaaatgtcacctcctcagggagccCTCCCCTGACCTTCCTCCTTAGGTCCAATGGCACTATTATACATCCTTGTTGTACCACGTACCCCTCCTTCTTAAATACTTATAATAGTTACAATTTTACATTGATACCTcacatagtttttttcttttggctgcgttgggtcttcgttgctgtgcgcaggctttctctagttgcggtgagtgggggctactctttgttgcagtacgagggcttctcattgcagtggcttctcttgttgcagagcacgggctctaggcgcgcgggcttcagtagttgcggcacgtgggctcagtagttgtggctcgtgggcttagttactccgctgcatgtgggatcttcctggaccagggatcgaacacgtgtcccctgcattggcaggcagattcttaaccactgtgccatcagggaagttccATGGTTATTTGATTGATGACAAAATTCTGTCTCAGAGTTCCAGTTGAGAAAGGCTGATCTTGACTATACATGATCCATGAGGGCAAAGTCAGTGTCTGCTTTTACTCACCAATATGTTCTCAACTCACACGGTGCCTGGAatacagtagatgctcagtaaaaaaaaattgttgaatgaatgaataatgaaaaaaCCCACTATTAAcagttttaatgtattcttccagATTTTACATGCATTTACATATGTCTATACACAATATTCAATTTTCAATATAAATTGGATCACATTATATGTATGATTTAGTAACttacttttttacttaaaaatatgtcTTGGAGATCATTACAAAAAGATGTAACGCATTCTTTTTAATAACTGCACAGATTTCCACAGTATGGAGGGGCCATGAATGGATCAAAAGGTGGCAAAACCGAATTCACATATTCCCTACCAAAACCTGCTCCTCCTCTTCTTGTCCATCCTGCTATCAAATCAGTTTTCCACCCTGAACCTCTGCCATTTCTACACCCTCCATATCCAATCAGAAACGCTTGTCATTTCTACCTGTACAGTATCCCTTGAATCCATCTATTTCCCTCTACCCCAACTACCACAACCCTACTTTCAGATCCTCATAACTTTGCATGTAAAATACCATAACATTGTCCTAATAAATTTCTCTGCTTCTAGTGCACCCTCACAAGTCCTCTCTTACAAACTGCAGTTAGAGTGACTTTCCTAAAGTACAAAGCTAATGACGACAATTCctgtttaaaatctttaaatgtcTCCATCATTACTGCAAGATTAAGTTTACGCTCCTTAGAAAGGCAATAAGGCCATCCATGACCTTGGTCTGCTCACATTTACCACTCCCCACCAGACCCTCTATGCTAAAAGCATTCTGCACCACTTAGAATTCCCCCAGAGTACCATATCTCTTATCTGTGCACAAGCATGTGCCTGGGATGTCTGTCTGTCCCCTTTGCCTGTCCTGTTTCGAGTCCAGGACTCAGTCTAAGCACCGCCTTGCACGGGAACTATCCTCTGACCCTCCCCATCTGGGTTAGATGATCCTCCTTGATATTCCCAAGCCAGCCCGTGCACATCACAGAAAAATAtcatctgtttgtttttctacCTTTCCCATTGAAATGACAGGTCCTTGAAAATTATTACTCTGTGTATTCATAGGgcctatcacagtgcctggcacatagtatcaattatttgttgaataaattagtaaacataaaaaaatataaaatgataaataattttagtaataGCTAGTCATTTAGGGGTTATAATCAGGAAGGAGGCAGgatttatttgttcaataaacAATTATCGAAGGcgactatgttccaggcactggggatagagTGACAAAACAGAAAAGCTTCTGGCATTGTTGGGGCTTCCATTTTAGtcgggagaagggaagagggggtgagaaacaagtaaagaaataaaggaacaagGTTATATGATAGAGACTaagtgggagggtgggggaggggtgctaaTTTCACCTGAGTGGTCGGAGAAAGCCTTGCCAAGGACGTGACAGGTGAGCTGAGACCCAAGTGGCAAGAAGAAGTGAGTCACGTGAGATCTAGAGGCAGGGCAACCCAGGACAAGGTGAGCTGCAAAGACAGGTCATCTGGTATATCTGCTGCACAGAGAGAAGGCCTGTGTGCATGAAGGGTGGTAAACTGGTGTGAGAATTGTAGGAGATgagaatggggagggagggaggaactcAACCGTATGGAGTCCTATAGGCTCTGGTATGGAGATTGGATTTTATTCCAAGGGGGATGGGGAgtcattgaaggattttaagcaaaaGAGTGACATGATAtgatttacatttcaaaaagatgtttctttgtgcaattaaaaagaagtaagagtGGAAGCAGGATCACCAGTTAGAAATTTGCCTTAATCCAGGCAATGGATAATGGTTTCATCTAATGCAGCTGCGgtaaagatcaaaataaatggaCAGATGTGTCAGATATTCTGGACATTATCAGATCAACACTTTGGATCTTGTTGCTGTGTGGAGAGTAAactgaagggagtggcagaaatGGAGGCAGAAaagccagttaggaggctgttgtaataatctattaataaaataacatttagagGTGACTAAGAGGGCCGCCTGATGAGAAcagtttaaaaacatgttttcctcCAGAAAGATGAAAGCTCTTTAATCTCTGAAATAATAACATTCAAAGTAGGCATTATTaacccatttcacaaatgaggaaactgaggcagagataaATCAAGTAATTTGCCCAGAGTTATACACCAATAAGCCAAGACCCAAACTCTATAGCCCATATGCTATTTTCCTATCTCATCTAGCTCTTTTCTCAAGAAGAGGCTGGACACCAAAACAAACCTCAGAAAACCAAACATTATGACACGGGAGAGAAAGGCCTGTAGGCCCATCCAAAGAACAAGTTAGATTATAATCCAGTCCCCTGTGGGATGGGGGATATGAGGATTAGTCTCTGAGGCAAGCCTGATTCAATGACTCTATGGGACTGATTCGTAGGGACCCCGTCTGGGAGAAGTGTGAAGAGCAGAAGAAAAATCCAGGATCACAGCCCTCCCAGTTCTCCCGCTGCCACTTCAAGTCACGAAATGACAGTGCTATTCACATCCTTGTGGAGGTGACCACAGCCCAGGGTGCCATTCACAGCTACCTGGGCTCCCCTTTCTGGATCCATCAGGCTGGTAAGAactttctccccttctcctcccacgTAGTTCCCACCTCTACCATATCTGACCCCATGCCCAGGATCACCAACTCTGATACTTCTGACCCGTGGCCCTGGTGACATGATGTCTCATGCACAGAAGGGCTTAGGCCAGTCCCTGCTGATGTCCCTGTAGTGCTCATTCCCACTCCAAACTTACACTGGAGGGAGGTCTCCAGCGGGCAGCTGGAACTGGAATGGCAGCACCCATCACCCTGGGCAGCACAAGAGACCTGCTATCAGCTCCGATACACAGGAGAAGGCCATCAGGACTGGAAGGTACAGTCAAGGAACAAATGCCCCCAGACCTCATAATCAGGGTATCCCTGACTTTCACTGTATCTGTTATCAGGAGTGAAGGTGTCTGTGTATTCACGTCTGAGCTTGTTTATCTATGTTTTATCTGATTCAGCTGGTATCTTAATCTCTCTTTGGCATCTGACATGCTGACTActcctatttaaaattttctccttcctttgcttttGGGATATCAGTCTCTCCTGATTCTCGTACCACCTCTCTGACTGAACCTCCTCGCTCTTTTCCTGGCTCCTCCTTTCTACACTTCCTTAATAGGTTGTGCTTCCAACAGTCCCATCCTAGACTCTTTTCTCCTctagataaatatatatgctctCCCTAAGTGAGTGCTTCAACTCTGTGGTTTCAATGACTATACGTTAACCATCCCAAACTTATCATTCCAACACCCATATGAAAAGGAACTTCTATACCATAGGTGAATTACGTAAATTTTtgaagtctcaatttcctcactgGTGAAATGGGGATAAAGCTATGTACTTTCCAGAGTtacagtaaaaattaaatatataaatatttagcaTACTGTCTGGCAGATAGAAGGTGCtcaatattcattaaatattagtttctttctttacttttattctcATTCACCACATGTATATACAACTTCTTACCAGACAGCTCTATCTAAAAGCCCCCAGGGCATTTCAGACTCAGTatatccaaaactgaactcatcttcttccccaaacttattttacttttttactgaAGTTACATAAAGTAACACAAATCTTAAATATACCACTGATTAATTTGTACACGTGTATACAGCCATGTAACCATTACCCAGATCAAGACAGAGATTACTTCTAGCACCCCAGAAGCGTCTCACGCCCGCAGGTCACATACGCACACCCTCCAAGGAAACCACTACTCTGACATTACCACTCATAATTTCTGACTGTTGTTGAACTAATAAAATAGAACCATACAGCATTTCTTCCTCAGACTTACCTCTCCCGTTCCTTGTCTCTGACAGTGGCACCAACACTTACCCAGTTACCCGAGTCTGGAATTAtctttgactcttctcccttttcccttccctctaTTTATCAACAAATTAGTTGAGTTTATTGTACTAATAGGTCTCATGTCCCTACTACCACTGGCTTAACCTCACCTTTGACCATCCAGCCGGCCCATGCATGCTCTTAGTACACAGAACACTCTGTAACCTCCAATCAAGCAACAGGCAGCATTACACTCTTCTTGGTGCTCCCGTGGTACCTTACTTATATCATTATTATTGCACTAATTATTTCTTGTAACTGTTTACTTGTTTGGGTGTCTTACTCTTCATGTTTGCTAACTGATCAAGTTAATAATGTCTCCCTGCTTGTACACACGATTCTTGTTCCCTGTGCTTGGAATCTCTCCTCGtacccccagcacctagcacagtgctggcaTCCTCTACTCAGAGGATGTTATTTGTGGCCTGGTCTACGTGGCTCCGAGTATCTGAGCGTGTCCGGGGTTTCCATCGGCCGACCTGGTCTGGTGCGTGCCTGGTTACTGTGTGTGTACCAGATCTCTGTCGGTTTATCGTATGTATATGTGTCAGGATGAGTAGTACTCTGTGTAGATGAGTCTGTGTGACGGGGGTGTACCGCGCCAGGCTGGGCGAGGCCGCAGGCAGGGCGAGGCTCTCTGTCCTGGTGTTCTCTCCAGCCAGCTTCCGCCGGGATGACCGTTTTCTGCCAGCGAGGCTCTCTGGGGGAAATCCCCGGGGACTCAACGCGGTAGGATTTCGGTCAAACAGATGCCGAGTTCTAGAGGCCCCGACGCCGGCCCACCCGGACCGGGAGCCTGACCACCCGCCCGCTTCTCCTCTGCGCAGGTGCTGGAGCCGCCTCTCGGGGCCCAGGGAGAGACCTTAGAGCTGCGCCCGCGCTCCCGCTACCGTGTACAGCTGCGCGCCAGGCTCCACGGCCCCACCTTCCATGGGCCCTGGAGCGCCTGGTCCGACCCAGTGAGGGTGGAAACCGCCTCCGAAACCGGTGAGGGCCGAGCCAGAGCAAAGGCGGTCAGCGCCTGCGCGAGCGGAGGGGCGCCGGCGCAGCGAGGGGCGGGGCCGCGGCTGAGCCGACTTACCCGGCGCCCCGGGGCGGCGAGGGGTGGGGCCTGGCGGACCGGGGAGGGCGGCTCCTGCCAGGCGTGGCCCCCCGAGATCTGACTGCTTTTGTCCATTAGCCTGGATCTTTTTGGTGACCGCTCTGCTCCTGGTGCTGGGCGTCAGCGCCCTCCTGGGCCTGCTGCTGCTGAGGTGGCAGTTTCCTGCGCACTACAGGTACCGCTCCGGTCAGGCGGGAGACGGGGCCGTGGTCCGGGCGAGGCCAGCGGCCTCTAAGGAAGCATCCCCGCGTCACTCTATGTCACCCGCTCTCCGGACAGTCCCACATCCACACCTGTGGCGTCAGCTGCTCCCAGCGCGTCTTCCCCGGGAGTCGCACTGCCTCCTTACACTCTAACATGCCCACTCCACGGGACACCCCAAACAGGCCCACCTTCTGACTCCTCATCTCAGTAACAAGGCTACTGTCCCCCTGTCACCCAAGCCGCAACACTTAGGCGCCACCCTCGCCCTTATCCAGTCTGGTCTGGTCATTCCACCTCCTAAAGCTCGCTCAAACAATAGCCCTCTTTCTCTAGCGGTACAGGCACTACCTGACTCCCCAAAACGGAGCCCCTTCTCCCTCCAATCTAGCCTCACGCAGCCATCagaataatctttctaaaacTGCACACGTGAACTTGTCACTCCGCCTCCTTAAGTCACATTATTAGCGCCCCAGGATAAAGCCCAGACGCTAGAATGACAAGGAAGGCTGCGCAAAATCTGGCCCCTGCCAGGATTTCCACCCTCCCACCATGTGCATCAGCCTTGCCAGACTGTTGGTGATTTCCTCCCCAAGTCAAGAGATTCTACttctcagtgcctttgcacataATGTCCCGTCTGCCAGGAATATCCTCCCTGGATGACTAATACCCATTTATCTATAAATAACTTTCTTCCCCAACTCCTAGGAAACCTTTCCTGACCTTCCCCTATTGGCTACTTTCTTTGTGCCCCAATGCAGACTTCTTCCACAGTACCAGAAGCATTTTACtgcattcatttctttatctgtCTTCCCTATGCTTTACTTGGTCATCCTTAAATCGATAGCACAGGGCCTGCTAAATAGCACAcacttaaataaatgttattaatgaATGACTTGTTTGTGTGGGGAGACTAAGGCTGAGGAGAAATGTCATTGGAAGTTATAAACATGAAGGACAGAATCCATACCACCTCAGTCCTTCAGTTGGTAACATCTCTCGATTCTTGAAGACTCAGCTCAGAAGGTAACTCCTGCACGTGGCCTCTTTAGATGACCCTAGGCTAGATTAGATGCCCCTCTTCTGTGCTGCATCTCTCCTTGAACATGTCTTTGAGCTTTTAATCCACTCATATGTATGAGCAGACCGCAATGCAGCCTCTATGCAAGTAGCCAGCGCCAACAAAAAAgttgggagagaggagggaggtggtGCTGCTGAACCAGGCGTACTCAGTTCCTTTTCCCCAATTTACCAGATACATCACTCCTCCTTCCCTGGAGAGATACGAGTGAGGTCACAGAAGAGGCCTGAAATGTCGTTCAGCTAAAGTCCCTCCATGTGGAAATATGAGCCTAAGGAATTGGAGGTTCCCCCAACATACCTTAATCCACGTTCTTCCTGGAGAGACCACCTTCCCCAGTAACTTAATAAAAGCCCCATTGGttctctccattcattcattcaactaatttCTTGAGAACCTATTAtgagccagacactgttctacACCCTGGAGCTACAGGAGTGAGCAAATAGACAAACTCTTtgctctcatggagtttacattctcgtatatgtgatatatataaggATCTAATAAATACACAATAAGTcaagtgctataaagaaaagtAAGCAGAGCAGGAGACAGAGAGTGATGGGGAAGGGAGGTGGTTCTATTTTAgggcagtcagggaaggcctctgagCAGGACGACGTCTGAGCAGAAACCTAAATGAAGTGAGGGAACAAAtcaagtgttccaggcagagaaaacaggaagtgcaaaggccctgaggcaggagtgtttGAGGACACTCAAATCCCTTTTTTGAACCTCCGCACTGCTGAGTTCCCTCCACCACCAGAGGTTTCCTTTTCACCTATGCTCCACTACCTTACTTTACTGCCTTGACTACACTGTTACCTCTCCAAGCGTGCTCCCCCACCTCACTGCCTCCCCCCACGGCCCCCCCTCAGGGCTCCCCTCCTAACTCACTCCCACAACTcagtctccttctcttccttctcctcaagGAGCCTGAGGCATGCTCTGTGGCCCTCAGTTCCAGACCTGCACCGGGTCCTAGGCCAGTACCTTAGGGATACTGCAGCCCTGAGTCCGGTGAGTGCACCCCTGCTCTCCACCACCCACCACCAGCCCTGTGTGGAGCTGGATCCTTGCCCTACCACACAACTTTTCCAAGGCCCTTGCCCACCAGCATGCCATCCCTGGGCCCTACCTCCAGCCGAACCCTCCTTTCTACACAATCCAGGTCCTGCTCCCACAGGACCTGCTCTAATCCAGACCCCTTCCCCCCCTCTCCCATCTCTCCCAGCCCAAGGCTGCAGTCTCAGATGCCTGTGAGGAAGTGGAACCCAGCCTCCTTGAAATTGTACCCAGGTCCTCAGAGAAGACTCCCTTGCCCCTATGTTCCTCCCAGGCCCAGATGGATTACCGAGGATTGCAGCCTTCTTGCCTGGGGACCATGCCCCTGTCTGTGTGCCCACGCATGGCTGAGACAGGGTCCTACTGCACCACTCACATCGCCAACCATTCCTACTTACCACTCAGCTGCTGGCAGGCCCCTCGCTCCCAGTACCCTGGACAGATCCAAACCCTCTAGTCCTTCCTTCTGAACTTCCCTACCCACCCCATCCCAACAACACAACCATCTCAGACCTCACGTCCTTCCCGGTTGTCTACCCTCCTAGCTGGGCTTCATAACACTGATCTTTCAGTACTGCTGCTGACATTAATCCAGGACAAGGCTCATTTGACTAAGCTTCTCTAAATttcacctcctttctctctcctctttaatGCCAAACTCCTTGAAAAGGAGTCTCCACTTCCTGACTCCCATTTGCTCCTCAGACTCCTTCAATTCATTCCCCTACTACCACTCTGCTAATGGAACTACTCAGGCAAAACTCACCTCAAATTTTTCTCATCACAAGATCCAATCAGATTTTGTTAATTCTCAATCCATTTGATGTCTCTGTTGTCATTTGTCATGGTGACTACTCATTTCTCCTTTAAATTCTCTCCTCCATGGCTTGCATACATCACCATCTCTCCTGGCTCTGCTAGGGCCTCTCTGAGTATACTCATAGTTAAGAGCGTAAGCTCTGGAGTCAGAGCTGGGTTCAATTCCTGTCTTTCCCATTTGCTAGCTGTATG comes from Delphinus delphis chromosome 1, mDelDel1.2, whole genome shotgun sequence and encodes:
- the MPL gene encoding thrombopoietin receptor, with the translated sequence MPSWALLVVISCLLPAPQNLAQVTSQDASLLASDSESLNCFSRTFEDLTCFWDEEEAAPSEIYQLLYAYPGEKPRACPLSSQRVLPFGTRYVCQFPAQDEVRLFSQLHLWVKNVFLNQNLTQRVLSVDSVGLPGPPSLIKAMGGSQPGELQISWEVPAPEISEFLRHELRYGPKDPRNSTGPTVTLLLSTETCCPALRRPNLAPAPDESPCAQPVMPQQDVPEQTPTTREAPSLTVKGGSCLLSGLQPGNSYWLQLRSQPDGVSLRGSWGSWSLPVTVDLPGDAVEIGLQCFTLDLKNVTCQWQQQDHASSQGFFYHSRAWCCPRDRDPVWEKCEEQKKNPGSQPSQFSRCHFKSRNDSAIHILVEVTTAQGAIHSYLGSPFWIHQAVLIPTPNLHWREVSSGQLELEWQHPSPWAAQETCYQLRYTGEGHQDWKVLEPPLGAQGETLELRPRSRYRVQLRARLHGPTFHGPWSAWSDPVRVETASETAWIFLVTALLLVLGVSALLGLLLLRWQFPAHYRSLRHALWPSVPDLHRVLGQYLRDTAALSPPKAAVSDACEEVEPSLLEIVPRSSEKTPLPLCSSQAQMDYRGLQPSCLGTMPLSVCPRMAETGSYCTTHIANHSYLPLSCWQAPRSQYPGQIQTL